The following are encoded in a window of Flavobacterium psychrotrophum genomic DNA:
- a CDS encoding RNA polymerase sigma factor, whose product MQDEKAFIALLLHNDTREAAFRQLLGQYSRTLYNHIRTIVISHDDADDVLQNTFIKIFSNLKSFKGESKLFSWMYRIATNEAITFVNQRAKRGGITNEEVLQKEVAKMRADDYFEGDALQLKLQEAVATLPEKQQLVFKMRYFEDLPYEEISTATGTSVGALKASYHHAVKKIEDYVNTH is encoded by the coding sequence TTGCAGGACGAAAAAGCATTTATAGCACTGTTGCTACATAACGATACACGCGAGGCAGCTTTTAGGCAGCTATTGGGGCAATACAGCAGGACGTTGTATAACCATATACGTACTATTGTTATAAGCCATGACGATGCCGATGATGTACTGCAAAATACCTTTATAAAGATTTTTAGCAACCTGAAGAGCTTTAAAGGCGAAAGCAAGCTTTTCTCATGGATGTACCGCATAGCTACTAATGAGGCTATTACTTTTGTAAACCAAAGGGCAAAAAGAGGCGGTATCACTAATGAGGAAGTTTTGCAGAAAGAAGTTGCCAAGATGCGTGCCGATGATTACTTTGAGGGAGATGCCTTACAGCTTAAACTTCAGGAGGCTGTAGCAACACTGCCGGAAAAGCAACAGCTGGTTTTTAAGATGCGGTATTTTGAAGACCTGCCGTATGAGGAGATATCAACAGCTACAGGCACCAGTGTGGGCGCTTTAAAAGCATCATACCACCATGCGGTAAAAAAAATAGAAGATTATGTTAACACGCATTAA
- a CDS encoding HAD family hydrolase, translating to MLKAVIFDMDGVVINSEPVSYRADKELFRQLELDVPDAVYASFVGTAPHNNMQKLKELYDISLTQAALLDKRYKVYFDVFDKATDLELMPGVLEFISELRQKGIKVLLATSAIKAKIERVFKRFNLDSYFDAVISGEDFEFSKPHPAIFLEAVNRTGYNKNECIIIEDSTNGIAAAKAAGVYCVAYESPHGLPQDTGAADKIITDFRELISMF from the coding sequence ATGCTTAAGGCTGTAATATTTGATATGGATGGTGTAGTTATAAATTCTGAACCTGTAAGCTACAGGGCAGATAAAGAACTCTTCCGTCAGTTGGAGCTTGATGTACCCGATGCTGTATATGCGTCTTTTGTGGGTACAGCTCCGCATAACAATATGCAAAAGCTAAAAGAACTTTATGACATTTCGCTAACACAGGCAGCTTTACTGGACAAACGCTATAAAGTATATTTTGATGTGTTTGACAAAGCCACCGATCTTGAGCTAATGCCCGGTGTGTTAGAATTTATTAGTGAGTTAAGGCAAAAAGGCATAAAAGTATTACTTGCCACATCGGCTATAAAAGCCAAGATAGAAAGGGTCTTTAAACGGTTTAACCTCGACAGCTATTTTGATGCTGTAATTAGCGGCGAAGATTTTGAATTTTCAAAACCACATCCTGCTATTTTTTTAGAAGCTGTAAACCGTACAGGCTATAACAAAAACGAGTGTATTATTATAGAAGACAGTACAAATGGTATAGCGGCAGCCAAAGCTGCCGGTGTATATTGTGTAGCTTACGAAAGCCCGCACGGATTGCCACAGGATACCGGCGCCGCAGATAAAATTATTACAGATTTCAGAGAATTGATTTCAATGTTCTAA
- a CDS encoding universal stress protein — translation MNSQFTIIAATNFSETSVNAVNYAAGLAKASGAQLLIFHSFSLPLHSANSHITADGLQLQLNKVNTRLALLAAELTQFYAITITYNCSYSFLEDYLPTLITDTNTQLVVMGMAERSFEQELMGNATTFAIKSLNLPVLAVPLHARLHKAKKVLFAFDAKKKIAAGKLLWLGVALKHIKAEIELFSVDETLKTLKEENPGVLVKNIIDEEFQEIKYVYKSVRSNTVIAEIEKEINLYNADILVMMPQRYGFWDSIVHRSKTRIMASGLNIPLLSLPNY, via the coding sequence ATGAATTCACAATTTACAATTATTGCCGCAACAAATTTTTCAGAAACATCTGTTAATGCGGTAAATTATGCTGCCGGCTTAGCAAAAGCATCGGGTGCACAACTCCTTATATTTCATTCATTTTCGCTGCCACTGCATAGTGCTAATTCACATATAACAGCAGATGGACTGCAGTTACAGCTAAACAAAGTAAATACCCGGCTTGCACTTTTAGCCGCAGAGTTAACACAGTTTTATGCCATTACTATTACATATAACTGTAGCTACTCATTCCTTGAAGATTATTTGCCGACACTAATTACAGATACAAATACACAACTGGTAGTTATGGGTATGGCAGAGCGTTCGTTTGAACAGGAACTAATGGGAAACGCTACAACATTTGCTATAAAATCGCTTAACCTGCCGGTACTGGCCGTGCCACTGCACGCCAGGCTACACAAGGCTAAAAAGGTTTTATTTGCTTTTGATGCAAAGAAAAAAATAGCAGCGGGTAAATTACTTTGGCTTGGCGTCGCATTAAAACATATTAAAGCAGAAATAGAACTTTTTAGTGTAGATGAAACCCTGAAAACGTTAAAAGAAGAAAATCCCGGTGTGCTGGTAAAAAACATTATTGATGAAGAATTTCAGGAAATTAAATATGTTTATAAAAGTGTACGCTCTAATACCGTAATTGCCGAAATAGAAAAAGAGATAAACCTGTATAATGCAGATATACTGGTTATGATGCCACAACGCTATGGTTTTTGGGACTCTATTGTACACCGCAGCAAAACACGCATAATGGCATCCGGGTTAAACATACCATTACTTTCGCTCCCTAATTATTAG
- a CDS encoding sensor of ECF-type sigma factor has translation MKKLKTLLPLLLLFCLTGYAQKDKHEQIKALKVSFFTSELSLTPDEAAKFWPVYNAFDEKQFKIRHDRMRPLIAKIDQSGFDKMPEKEAAGCLDKLEAADRELFELKAKLTDDLKPIIGSAKILKLKKAEEDFKKKLIEQFRDKKKD, from the coding sequence ATGAAAAAATTAAAAACACTACTACCCCTACTGCTACTATTTTGCCTTACGGGTTATGCCCAAAAAGATAAGCACGAGCAAATAAAGGCACTTAAGGTTTCGTTCTTTACGTCTGAACTTAGCCTTACCCCGGATGAAGCAGCTAAATTCTGGCCGGTTTATAATGCTTTTGATGAAAAGCAATTTAAAATACGCCATGACAGGATGCGTCCGCTTATAGCAAAGATAGACCAGTCCGGCTTTGACAAAATGCCCGAAAAAGAAGCCGCAGGCTGCCTTGATAAACTGGAAGCAGCTGACCGCGAACTTTTTGAACTGAAAGCAAAACTTACAGATGATCTTAAACCCATAATAGGATCTGCCAAAATATTAAAGCTTAAAAAAGCGGAAGAAGATTTTAAGAAAAAACTGATAGAACAGTTTCGGGATAAAAAGAAAGACTAG
- a CDS encoding HAD family hydrolase codes for MVHTVIFDMDGVIVDTEPLHHLAYHQHFRQLNIEIPKDVYATYTGLSTKNTYQRIKEAYGLEHEIPGLIQSKRDFFNDLFDTKEDLEMLPGVFNLIKDVHASGIQLVLASSASHVTIKRVFDRFGLHQYFTHTVSGEDFPQSKPHPAIFLKAAELSGSPVTECIVIEDSTNGITAANAAGIFCVGYRSANTAPQELGEASLVINHFDELTAEKIKTLV; via the coding sequence ATGGTTCACACGGTTATTTTTGATATGGATGGCGTTATTGTAGATACTGAGCCACTACACCACCTTGCATACCACCAGCACTTCAGGCAGCTTAATATAGAAATCCCTAAAGATGTTTATGCCACCTACACGGGGCTAAGTACTAAAAATACATATCAGCGTATTAAGGAAGCGTATGGACTGGAGCACGAAATACCGGGCCTTATACAAAGCAAGCGCGATTTTTTCAACGATCTTTTTGATACTAAAGAAGACCTTGAAATGCTGCCGGGTGTATTTAACCTTATTAAGGATGTACACGCGTCGGGCATACAGTTGGTATTAGCATCGTCGGCTTCACACGTAACGATAAAGAGGGTGTTTGACCGTTTTGGGCTGCATCAGTATTTTACCCATACAGTTAGTGGTGAAGACTTTCCGCAGTCAAAACCGCATCCTGCCATCTTTTTAAAAGCTGCTGAATTATCGGGTTCGCCCGTAACCGAATGTATTGTAATAGAAGACAGTACAAACGGAATTACAGCTGCAAATGCCGCAGGTATATTTTGCGTAGGCTACAGGAGCGCCAACACTGCCCCGCAGGAACTGGGCGAGGCAAGCCTAGTCATCAATCATTTTGATGAGCTTACGGCTGAAAAGATTAAAACATTAGTATAG
- a CDS encoding MbnP family protein, producing the protein MKILKQYLFLSLTALALASCSDDNDPAANNVTLAFNNTLGSTAIVLGNANSATATTGTSAAGQVHHFSELKYVISNIRLIKDDGTEVPYNINDLDKGATVIDQSKPASLNYLLANIPAGVYRQLKFGLGIKPEQNTLDQVRFPNFYAAAGANDTEMMWEWGAGYRFTKIEGFYDADNKVMSIHTGSTVQGAEGNYTQGVNAYRDITLNLVTNAIVGSSAPKITIQADFSKLLSGATNTITLSTGTGMDDNATPNIHTAVQMIKFVDNLGGNGTSDNSGMFSVSNVAN; encoded by the coding sequence ATGAAAATCTTAAAACAATACCTTTTCCTTTCGCTTACAGCACTTGCCTTAGCTTCATGTTCAGATGATAATGACCCGGCAGCAAATAATGTTACCCTGGCTTTTAACAACACATTAGGCAGTACAGCTATTGTACTTGGCAATGCTAATTCGGCTACAGCAACAACAGGTACATCTGCTGCGGGGCAGGTACATCATTTCTCGGAGTTAAAATATGTAATAAGCAACATCCGCCTTATAAAAGATGACGGAACTGAAGTGCCTTATAACATAAATGATCTGGATAAAGGCGCTACAGTTATAGACCAGTCTAAACCGGCATCGTTAAACTATTTGTTAGCTAACATACCTGCCGGTGTTTACAGGCAGTTGAAATTTGGCCTGGGTATAAAACCGGAACAAAATACACTGGACCAGGTACGTTTCCCAAATTTTTATGCCGCAGCTGGTGCTAATGATACAGAGATGATGTGGGAGTGGGGAGCAGGCTACCGTTTTACTAAGATTGAAGGCTTTTATGATGCAGATAACAAAGTAATGTCTATACATACCGGAAGCACCGTTCAGGGCGCAGAAGGTAATTATACGCAAGGTGTAAACGCTTATAGGGATATTACCCTGAATCTTGTTACAAACGCAATAGTGGGCAGTTCTGCACCAAAAATTACCATACAGGCAGATTTTAGCAAATTACTTAGTGGTGCTACAAATACCATAACACTATCTACAGGTACAGGTATGGACGATAATGCTACGCCGAACATACATACTGCGGTACAGATGATAAAATTTGTTGATAATCTTGGCGGAAACGGCACGAGTGATAACAGCGGAATGTTTTCTGTAAGTAATGTTGCAAATTAA
- a CDS encoding SRPBCC family protein, whose translation MIYTVHKIQKLPIPIDEAWAFMGNPKNLAVITPPSMGFVTTGGDDRPMFAGQIITYTITPLFGIKLQWVTEITHVKDKEFFVDEQRFGPYAFWHHKHFLKEIPGGTEMEDIVHYKIPMGFLGRLVRPFLVKPKLDEIFAYREKKLVELFGEFKS comes from the coding sequence ATGATCTATACTGTTCATAAGATACAAAAACTTCCCATACCTATTGATGAGGCCTGGGCGTTTATGGGTAATCCCAAAAACCTTGCCGTAATTACACCACCATCAATGGGTTTTGTAACTACTGGTGGCGATGATCGCCCTATGTTTGCCGGGCAAATCATTACCTATACCATAACGCCGTTGTTTGGCATCAAATTGCAGTGGGTTACAGAAATTACCCATGTAAAAGATAAAGAATTCTTTGTAGACGAGCAACGCTTTGGCCCGTACGCGTTTTGGCACCACAAGCATTTTTTGAAAGAAATACCCGGCGGTACAGAGATGGAAGACATTGTACACTATAAAATCCCGATGGGATTTTTGGGCAGGCTTGTACGGCCTTTTCTGGTAAAGCCAAAGCTTGATGAGATCTTTGCTTACCGCGAAAAGAAACTGGTTGAACTATTTGGAGAATTTAAATCGTAA
- a CDS encoding YHS domain-containing protein — protein sequence MKNSLFALALISLLTACKEKEAHAVTESESVTANANGKYLAGDGPLKGVELDSPKDLYCEMNVQKYGVSDTLHYKGKVYGFCSATCKDGFAKNPESYLAKK from the coding sequence ATGAAAAATAGTCTATTTGCTCTTGCTCTAATATCTTTATTAACTGCATGTAAAGAAAAAGAAGCGCACGCTGTGACCGAAAGCGAATCTGTGACAGCTAATGCCAACGGTAAATATTTAGCAGGCGATGGGCCTTTAAAAGGTGTTGAGCTTGATAGCCCCAAAGATTTATATTGCGAGATGAACGTACAAAAATATGGAGTTAGCGATACGCTGCATTATAAAGGCAAGGTATATGGGTTTTGTTCTGCAACTTGTAAAGATGGTTTTGCAAAAAATCCTGAAAGCTACCTGGCAAAGAAATAG
- a CDS encoding cytochrome-c peroxidase gives MKKVFCILLPIILFISCSNDDYKPVSYNNTEIALNIPAGFPALNNAVLENPPTLYGTALGKMLFTDKRFSADNSISCAECHIQALAFSDNNARGIGVKGRVGLRNVPPLQNLAFMNFYNWDGSKLQLEKQSLVPIITHEEMDSSILDIIGKIKDDATYKELFNKAFGDEDITPERIYKSIAQYEYTLLSANSKYDKVMRNKGEDFTVSEASGYEVFRQKCVSCHSTALFTDQSFRNIGFPLNQDTNEAGRARVTGISADYMSFRVPSLRNVALTAPYGSFGQFATLKSVLDYFSDGVLDADNLDPVFKNNSGKIPLTETEKVNLIAFMKTLTDDSFISD, from the coding sequence ATGAAAAAAGTATTTTGTATTTTACTACCTATAATCTTATTTATATCATGCAGTAATGATGATTATAAGCCTGTCTCTTATAACAATACTGAAATTGCTTTAAATATACCCGCCGGATTTCCGGCTTTAAATAATGCGGTACTCGAAAATCCTCCTACATTATATGGTACAGCGTTAGGTAAAATGCTTTTTACAGATAAAAGATTTAGTGCAGATAATTCAATTTCCTGCGCTGAATGTCATATACAGGCACTCGCCTTTTCTGATAACAACGCGCGGGGCATTGGCGTTAAGGGGAGGGTTGGGCTTAGAAATGTACCTCCTTTGCAAAATTTGGCTTTTATGAATTTTTACAACTGGGATGGCAGTAAACTTCAGCTTGAGAAACAGTCGCTTGTGCCTATTATTACACATGAAGAAATGGACTCTTCCATATTAGATATTATAGGTAAAATAAAAGATGATGCTACTTATAAAGAGTTGTTTAATAAAGCGTTTGGAGATGAAGACATTACGCCCGAAAGGATTTATAAAAGCATTGCCCAATATGAGTATACGTTACTATCTGCTAACAGTAAATATGACAAAGTAATGAGAAATAAGGGTGAAGATTTTACAGTAAGCGAAGCTTCAGGATATGAGGTTTTCCGGCAGAAATGCGTATCCTGCCATAGTACAGCTTTGTTTACAGATCAATCTTTCAGGAATATTGGCTTTCCGCTAAATCAGGATACTAACGAGGCTGGCAGGGCAAGGGTAACAGGCATCTCTGCGGATTATATGAGCTTTAGGGTACCATCATTAAGAAACGTAGCACTTACTGCGCCTTATGGCAGTTTTGGTCAGTTTGCAACTTTAAAATCTGTACTTGATTATTTTAGTGATGGAGTTTTAGACGCAGACAATCTTGATCCTGTTTTTAAAAATAACAGCGGTAAAATTCCTTTAACAGAAACCGAAAAAGTAAATCTTATAGCATTTATGAAAACACTGACAGACGATAGTTTTATTTCAGATTAA
- a CDS encoding TonB-dependent receptor plug domain-containing protein: protein MKIITIILLLLGLRVAAQNDSINILEEIKVNAVVKKKIETDMKMAVSVDEFLASSGNISFIKRGAYAWEPLLNNMSSERSILTIDGMRIFGACTDKMDPVTSYVEVNNLSTIEIKSGQEGSLHGATVAGSIDLKHKSTPFGLIKKWNAGYQSGFEFNNKQLFNLGNVSYSGDKFVADGSISYRKAGNYTAGNDKEVKHSQFSKFNTSLGLAYKTGNLSSLRADVIFDEAKDVGFPALPMDLWLSRAIITSLSYKQLFEKGLIKAIDTKAYFNAIEHYMDDTTRPENLVHMDMPGWSTTYGLVSKASLMSNRYISEIQFNAFDNLSIAEMRMYPQDRSQRTMFAYSWPWVTTRFAGLSMNNSYEISEKSQLNFGGSLGVNYNNSKYVEFNWIFHPGAPQQKTRILPGLHASYQLAISKFNFSAGAGYGHRAPSVSEGYGYYIYNSFDRYDYIGNPDLKNEISNELNASAGFKNDKFSLQAKVNYFYIKNYIIGRVLSLGSPMNYQSVGVKGYTSLDYATLFNFSLNSSYIILQDLHWEGLLTYARAQDNKGGNLPFIRPLSYKSSLHYMINKFRIQASVNGDFSQINYSPEYGEDQTPAYAIFNLSADYAFKIKNVGVVVQAGAENLLNEYYSTYADWGNIPRMGRNIFTSLKFNL from the coding sequence ATGAAGATAATAACTATTATCCTGCTCCTGTTAGGACTAAGGGTTGCTGCTCAAAATGACAGCATTAATATTCTGGAAGAAATAAAGGTAAACGCTGTTGTAAAGAAGAAGATAGAAACAGATATGAAAATGGCTGTTTCGGTAGATGAATTCTTAGCATCTTCAGGCAATATCAGTTTTATAAAACGCGGAGCTTATGCCTGGGAACCTTTGCTTAATAATATGAGTAGTGAACGATCTATACTTACCATAGATGGCATGCGTATTTTTGGCGCGTGTACTGATAAGATGGATCCTGTTACATCCTATGTAGAAGTTAATAACCTTTCTACAATCGAAATCAAATCAGGGCAGGAAGGCAGCCTGCACGGTGCTACTGTTGCGGGAAGTATAGACCTGAAGCACAAAAGCACACCGTTTGGGCTTATTAAAAAATGGAATGCCGGATATCAAAGTGGATTTGAGTTTAATAACAAACAGCTTTTTAACCTTGGTAATGTATCTTATTCCGGCGACAAGTTTGTGGCAGACGGAAGCATATCATATCGAAAGGCAGGGAATTATACTGCCGGAAATGACAAGGAAGTAAAACACTCCCAGTTTAGTAAATTCAATACATCTTTAGGTCTTGCTTATAAAACCGGTAATTTGTCATCATTACGTGCAGACGTTATTTTTGATGAGGCGAAAGATGTAGGTTTTCCTGCATTACCCATGGATCTATGGCTATCAAGGGCAATAATTACATCATTGTCTTACAAACAACTGTTTGAAAAAGGACTTATAAAAGCAATAGATACTAAGGCTTATTTTAATGCCATAGAGCATTATATGGATGATACCACGCGCCCGGAAAACCTTGTACATATGGATATGCCGGGGTGGAGCACCACATATGGCCTTGTTTCTAAAGCCAGTCTTATGAGCAATCGCTACATATCAGAAATACAGTTTAATGCCTTTGATAACCTATCTATTGCAGAGATGCGTATGTATCCGCAGGACCGTAGCCAGAGAACAATGTTTGCATATAGCTGGCCTTGGGTAACCACGCGTTTTGCAGGACTTTCGATGAATAATTCTTATGAAATTTCAGAAAAAAGCCAACTGAATTTTGGCGGCTCTTTAGGCGTAAACTACAATAACTCTAAATATGTAGAGTTTAACTGGATTTTTCATCCCGGAGCACCACAGCAAAAAACAAGGATATTGCCTGGGCTGCACGCATCTTATCAATTGGCCATAAGCAAATTTAACTTTTCGGCAGGAGCAGGTTATGGGCATAGGGCACCATCTGTATCAGAAGGATATGGTTATTACATTTATAATAGTTTTGACCGTTACGATTACATAGGTAATCCTGACCTGAAAAATGAAATATCAAATGAACTTAACGCGAGTGCCGGATTTAAAAATGACAAGTTTAGCTTACAGGCCAAAGTAAATTATTTCTACATCAAAAATTACATCATAGGCAGGGTTTTAAGCTTGGGTAGCCCTATGAATTATCAGTCGGTAGGGGTAAAGGGGTACACATCTTTAGACTATGCCACATTGTTTAACTTTTCGCTAAACAGCAGTTATATCATTTTGCAGGATTTGCATTGGGAGGGTTTACTAACCTATGCACGAGCCCAGGATAATAAAGGCGGTAACCTGCCTTTTATTCGCCCGCTTAGTTATAAATCTTCACTCCATTATATGATTAACAAGTTTAGGATACAGGCATCTGTTAACGGCGATTTTTCTCAAATTAATTACAGCCCGGAATATGGCGAAGACCAGACACCGGCTTATGCAATTTTTAACCTGTCGGCAGATTATGCTTTCAAAATTAAAAATGTTGGCGTAGTAGTACAGGCTGGCGCAGAAAACCTACTAAATGAGTATTACAGCACTTATGCAGACTGGGGCAACATACCCCGAATGGGGCGCAACATATTCACATCTTTAAAATTTAATCTTTAA
- a CDS encoding four-helix bundle copper-binding protein, giving the protein MKNNAMIDACLACFAACEMCATACIKMVNASHTHCIALCRDCADICALCVKFEERESAFAQQLMAVCADLCIACAEECDKFAAMHDHCKECANACRECAEECMAY; this is encoded by the coding sequence ATGAAAAATAATGCAATGATAGATGCCTGCCTGGCTTGTTTTGCGGCCTGCGAAATGTGTGCCACGGCCTGTATAAAAATGGTTAATGCAAGCCACACGCACTGTATAGCACTTTGCCGCGACTGTGCCGATATTTGTGCCCTGTGTGTTAAGTTTGAAGAACGTGAGTCAGCTTTTGCACAGCAGCTTATGGCTGTATGTGCAGACCTTTGTATTGCCTGTGCTGAGGAATGCGACAAATTTGCAGCAATGCACGACCATTGTAAAGAATGTGCTAATGCCTGCCGGGAATGTGCCGAAGAGTGTATGGCTTACTAA
- a CDS encoding cryptochrome/photolyase family protein, producing MIVFWYRRDLRIQDNTALYQALHSGEKVLPIFIFDKNILEELSKDDARVTFIAALLSDVNKKLEKHNRSLAVFHSTPQEVFKTIIKDHKITAVYANHDYEPYAHQRDTEIGKFLGDHNIDFKTFKDQVIFEKDEVTKDNGEPYVVYTPYSKRWLDRFNREGISSHKVTLKADDIATHNYSFLSLEDIGFTESDIKPDPFNVSKKLIDDYEDTRNFPAVDGTSMLSPYLRFGAVSVREMVNKAAESSNPVFLKELIWREFFMQILWHYPHTVTKAFRPDYDNIKWRYSEKEFTAWCEGKTGYPIVDAGMRQLNATGFMHNRVRMVVASFLCKHLLLNWRKGEAYFAEKLFDYEQSSNIGNWQWAAGSGVDAAPYFRIFNPTEQTKKFDKDLKYIRKWVPEFEELDYKPIVDHKEARERALSVYKEGLGRQ from the coding sequence ATGATCGTATTCTGGTACAGGCGCGACCTGCGCATTCAAGATAATACCGCACTTTATCAGGCTTTGCACAGCGGAGAAAAAGTGCTCCCTATATTTATATTTGACAAAAACATACTGGAAGAACTTTCTAAAGATGATGCCCGCGTAACTTTTATAGCTGCGCTTCTTAGCGATGTAAATAAAAAATTAGAAAAGCACAATCGGTCGCTCGCAGTATTTCACAGCACGCCGCAGGAAGTTTTTAAAACGATTATTAAAGACCATAAAATTACGGCAGTATATGCCAATCATGATTATGAGCCCTATGCTCACCAACGTGATACTGAAATTGGAAAATTTTTAGGAGACCATAATATTGATTTTAAAACCTTTAAAGACCAGGTTATTTTTGAGAAGGATGAAGTAACAAAAGATAATGGCGAACCTTATGTTGTATATACTCCCTATAGTAAACGCTGGCTTGACAGGTTTAACAGAGAGGGAATATCATCTCACAAAGTAACACTTAAGGCAGACGATATTGCTACCCACAATTATTCTTTTTTAAGCCTGGAAGATATCGGGTTTACGGAGTCTGACATAAAGCCCGATCCTTTTAATGTTTCAAAAAAGCTTATCGACGATTATGAAGATACGCGAAATTTTCCAGCTGTAGACGGCACCTCGATGTTAAGCCCTTACCTACGGTTTGGCGCGGTTAGTGTGAGGGAAATGGTTAATAAAGCAGCGGAGAGTAGTAATCCCGTATTTTTGAAAGAACTTATTTGGCGGGAATTCTTTATGCAGATACTCTGGCATTACCCACATACGGTAACCAAAGCTTTTCGCCCTGATTACGATAATATTAAATGGCGCTATAGCGAAAAAGAGTTTACCGCCTGGTGCGAAGGCAAAACAGGCTACCCTATTGTAGATGCCGGTATGCGGCAACTAAATGCTACGGGCTTTATGCACAACCGTGTGCGTATGGTGGTTGCCAGTTTTTTATGCAAACACCTGCTGCTCAACTGGCGTAAAGGTGAGGCTTATTTTGCCGAAAAACTTTTTGATTATGAACAATCAAGCAATATAGGCAACTGGCAATGGGCCGCAGGAAGCGGTGTAGATGCCGCACCTTACTTCCGTATTTTTAATCCTACTGAACAAACTAAAAAATTTGACAAGGACTTGAAATATATACGCAAGTGGGTTCCTGAATTTGAGGAGCTTGATTATAAACCTATTGTAGACCATAAAGAAGCGCGCGAAAGGGCACTTAGCGTTTATAAAGAAGGATTAGGAAGACAGTAA
- a CDS encoding HAD family hydrolase, whose protein sequence is MIKAVIFDMDGVVVDTEPLSHRANKKFYESLGLDVTDDVYSTFIGNSDKNIIQKIKNIYGVDTDEAVLVAQGLEYYCQEFDADATLELMPGLKNLVIDLYNNGMTILLASSSSKVKIERVFNRFGLNQYFSHKISGQDFEFSKPHPAIFLDAVAKSGFTADECIVIEDSTNGIKAAKAAGIYCIGYKSEEESLQDTSLADEVITDFSQLSFERIRDIK, encoded by the coding sequence ATGATTAAAGCAGTAATATTTGATATGGATGGAGTAGTGGTAGATACCGAACCGCTAAGCCACAGAGCTAATAAAAAGTTTTATGAATCGCTAGGCCTTGATGTTACCGATGATGTGTATTCAACATTCATTGGCAATTCTGACAAAAACATTATCCAGAAGATCAAGAATATTTATGGTGTAGACACAGATGAGGCTGTATTAGTAGCGCAGGGTCTGGAATATTATTGCCAGGAATTTGACGCCGATGCTACCTTAGAATTAATGCCCGGTTTAAAAAATCTTGTTATTGATCTTTATAATAACGGCATGACAATTTTACTGGCGTCATCATCATCTAAAGTAAAGATAGAGAGGGTTTTTAATCGATTTGGTTTAAACCAATACTTTAGCCATAAAATAAGCGGACAGGATTTTGAATTCTCTAAACCACACCCGGCTATATTTTTAGACGCGGTTGCTAAATCTGGCTTTACAGCAGATGAATGTATTGTTATCGAAGACAGTACAAACGGTATTAAAGCCGCAAAAGCTGCCGGCATTTATTGCATAGGTTACAAAAGCGAAGAAGAAAGCCTTCAGGATACATCATTGGCAGATGAAGTAATAACCGATTTTAGCCAGTTGAGTTTTGAAAGAATAAGAGATATTAAATAA